Proteins from one Panicum virgatum strain AP13 chromosome 7K, P.virgatum_v5, whole genome shotgun sequence genomic window:
- the LOC120641216 gene encoding uncharacterized protein LOC120641216 codes for MWAGVLWLVRQGLRRRRTARVADESAAAAEGGRGDVAAARGAVGLGDGEGEGGAGAEEAWAAASGWRPARAADEVGHLTVRESLRYVIYA; via the coding sequence ATGTGGGCGGGCGTGCTGTGGCTCGTGCGGcagggcctgcggcggcggcggaccgcgcGGGTTGCGGACGagagcgccgctgccgccgagggcggccgcggcgacgtggcggcggcgcgcggcgccgtcggcctgggcgacggcgagggcgagggcggcgccggcgcggaggaggcctgggcggcggcgagcgggtggcgccccgcgcgcgcggccgacGAGGTCGGGCACCTCACGGTGCGCGAGAGCTTGCGCTACGTCATCTACGCCTGA
- the LOC120641217 gene encoding uncharacterized protein LOC120641217 isoform X1: MDGGEGRTFKANFTGEGVKMLQDRVKEKLRELMGDYSDDTLAEYVVVLLRNGRRKDEAAKELQVFLGDDNDAFVSWLWDHLSSNLHLYVQPKAAASSDEPKSTRSAGRGLPARSVTSSVQINCEPEAENQKTMKTHQRRDWGRTVREQSEAVPLRSVVANVSHAEEDEFHESHADERDFHKSHAGRRTRSPDMHNHRKRSRDADARSTKRASHPVIGAPRRLLQFAVRDAVRTVQPVTPRSESASKRLRSVVSTLASDSTLDITHIRLQRTNSDGRIPGATAALRAAAEAAEDAIKGSFSGSVFNRLGRMPTINHTETRDQDPEGEEYENIDNIRAENQVEFYERNQYGGSDAYMHDQESEEATGSAPNIDEYDRYNGLGSRRSTFPSSGGKESLVLGYVRGAAEVRNRRLIAQGAHAGSGPRPSENDLNISANISMRKLPTHETRDAVVFDPQVPVEKVADARKSNAKTAHANDMVMTDKSKDFVHSGSMLEVQKASSPAVGPNTTGQPEGGPDSRTVFVNNVHFGASKDALTRHFNKFGAVLKTLMVTDGITGQPTGSAYIEFLHKESAEQALTLNGTSFMSRILKVVRKSSTEATQFPGLPRASRGSPFASRLIRTAYPRPTFPGATRGRLPLRGGARSLQWKRGASDSVDAGKPSQTTPAAPGNQLVTPTTRSFTYTRTEPKPNDGAMA, translated from the exons atggacggcggcgagggtcgGACGTTCAAGGCCAACTTCACCGGCGAGGGGGTGAAGATGCTGCAGGACCGCGTCAAGGAGAAGCTCAGGGAGCTCATGGGCGACTACTCCGACGACACGCTCGCG GAGTATGTTGTAGTGTTGCTAAGGAATGGGAGGCGCAAGGATGAGGCTGCAAAGGAGCTGCAGGTTTTTTTGGGCGATGACAATGATGCATTTGTATCCTG GTTATGGGATCACCTCTCCTCAAATTTGCACCTCTATGTTCAACCTAAAGCTGCCGCTTCTAGTGATGAACCTAAAAGCACTCGCAGTGCCGGTAGAGGATTGCCTGCTCGCAGTGTGACTAGCAGCGTACAAATTAATTGTGAACCTGAAGCTGAAAACCAGAAGACAATGAAAACTCATCAGAGAAGAGATTGGGGAAGAACTGTTCGAGAACAGTCAGAAGCAGTTCCTCTTCGAAGTGTTGTAGCCAATGTTTCTCATGCAGAGGAAGATGAGTTTCATGAATCACATGCAGATGAAAGGGATTTTCATAAATCACATGCTGGAAGACGAACCCGCTCTCCAGACATGCATAACCACAGAAAGAGGAGCAGAGATGCAGATGCACGATCTACCAAG AGGGCATCCCACCCAGTTATTGGTGCACCACGCCGACTTCTCCAGTTTGCTGTTCGTGATGCTGTCAGAACTGTGCAGCCAGTGACTCCTAGATCAGAATCAGCTTCCAAGCGACTTCGTTCTGTGGTGTCTACATTGGCGTCAGATTCCACACTTGATATTACTCATATTAGGTTACAGAGAACAAATTCAGATGGGAGAATACCAGGTGCCACAGCAGCACTAAGGGCTGCGGCTGAGGCGGCTGAGGATGCTATCAAGGGCAGCTTTTCGGGGAGTGTTTTTAATAGATTGGGGAGGATGCCCACAATAAATCATACCGAAACTAGAGATCAGGATCCAGAAGGTGAAGAATATGAGAATATAGATAACATACGAGCAGAAAATCAAGTTGAATTTTATGAAAGAAATCAGTATGGTGGCAGTGATGCTTACATGCATGACCAGGAATCAGAGGAAGCTACAGGTTCTGCTCCCAATATTGATGAGTATGATAGGTATAATGGATTGGGTTCTCGCCGAAGTACATTCCCTTCTAGTGGTggcaaagagtcattagtattaGGCTATGTAAGGGGAGCTGCTGAAGTAAGAAACAGAAGATTGATAGCTCAGGGCGCGCATGCTGGTTCAGGACCAAGACCATCTGAAAATGACTTAAATATTTCTGCTAACATTAGTATGCGGAAGCTTCCAACTCATGAAACCAGGGATGCTGTTGTATTTGACCCTCAAGTGCCAGTGGAGAAGGTTGCTGATGCGAGGAAGTCAAATGCGAAAACTGCACATGCTAATGATATGGTCATGACTGATAAGTCCAAA GATTTTGTACATTCGGGTTCTATGTTGGAGGTGCAGAAGGCTTCATCACCTG CTGTTGGGCCAAATACTACAGGTCAACCTGAAGGTGGCCCTGATTCTAGAACTGTCTTTGTTAACAAT GTACATTTTGGTGCATCGAAAGATGCTCTTACTCGACACTTCAATAAGTTTGGGGCTGTCCTAAAGACCCTTATGGTAACTGATGGCATCACTGGTCAGCCAACTGG CTCAGCATATATTGAGTTTTTGCATAAAGAATCGGCAGAGCAGGCATTAACCCTAAATGGCACATCTTTTATGTCACGCATTTTGAAG GTTGTTCGGAAATCCTCCACTGAAGCAACCCAGTTTCCTGGCCTACCCCGTGCTTCTCGGGGATCACCCTTTGCTTCAAGGCTCATTAGAACTGCGTACCCAAGGCCTACCTTCCCTGGTGCTACCCGCGGGCGACTGCCACTCAGAGGTGGTGCCCGCAGTTTACAGTGGAAGCGTGGCGCATCTGATTCCGTCGATGCTGGAAAACCTAGTCAAACTACACCTGCAGCTCCTGGGAATCAGTTGGTCACCCCAACCACACGAAGCTTCACCTACACACGCACTGAGCCGAAACCAAATGACGGTGCGATGGCGTGA
- the LOC120641217 gene encoding uncharacterized protein LOC120641217 isoform X2, which produces MDGGEGRTFKANFTGEGVKMLQDRVKEKLRELMGDYSDDTLAEYVVVLLRNGRRKDEAAKELQVFLGDDNDAFVSWLWDHLSSNLHLYVQPKAAASSDEPKSTRSAGRGLPARSVTSSVQINCEPEAENQKTMKTHQRRDWGRTVREQSEAVPLRSVVANVSHAEEDEFHESHADERDFHKSHAGRRTRSPDMHNHRKRSRDADARSTKRASHPVIGAPRRLLQFAVRDAVRTVQPVTPRSESASKRLRSVVSTLASDSTLDITHIRLQRTNSDGRIPGATAALRAAAEAAEDAIKGSFSGSVFNRLGRMPTINHTETRDQDPEGEEYENIDNIRAENQVEFYERNQYGGSDAYMHDQESEEATGSAPNIDEYVRGAAEVRNRRLIAQGAHAGSGPRPSENDLNISANISMRKLPTHETRDAVVFDPQVPVEKVADARKSNAKTAHANDMVMTDKSKDFVHSGSMLEVQKASSPAVGPNTTGQPEGGPDSRTVFVNNVHFGASKDALTRHFNKFGAVLKTLMVTDGITGQPTGSAYIEFLHKESAEQALTLNGTSFMSRILKVVRKSSTEATQFPGLPRASRGSPFASRLIRTAYPRPTFPGATRGRLPLRGGARSLQWKRGASDSVDAGKPSQTTPAAPGNQLVTPTTRSFTYTRTEPKPNDGAMA; this is translated from the exons atggacggcggcgagggtcgGACGTTCAAGGCCAACTTCACCGGCGAGGGGGTGAAGATGCTGCAGGACCGCGTCAAGGAGAAGCTCAGGGAGCTCATGGGCGACTACTCCGACGACACGCTCGCG GAGTATGTTGTAGTGTTGCTAAGGAATGGGAGGCGCAAGGATGAGGCTGCAAAGGAGCTGCAGGTTTTTTTGGGCGATGACAATGATGCATTTGTATCCTG GTTATGGGATCACCTCTCCTCAAATTTGCACCTCTATGTTCAACCTAAAGCTGCCGCTTCTAGTGATGAACCTAAAAGCACTCGCAGTGCCGGTAGAGGATTGCCTGCTCGCAGTGTGACTAGCAGCGTACAAATTAATTGTGAACCTGAAGCTGAAAACCAGAAGACAATGAAAACTCATCAGAGAAGAGATTGGGGAAGAACTGTTCGAGAACAGTCAGAAGCAGTTCCTCTTCGAAGTGTTGTAGCCAATGTTTCTCATGCAGAGGAAGATGAGTTTCATGAATCACATGCAGATGAAAGGGATTTTCATAAATCACATGCTGGAAGACGAACCCGCTCTCCAGACATGCATAACCACAGAAAGAGGAGCAGAGATGCAGATGCACGATCTACCAAG AGGGCATCCCACCCAGTTATTGGTGCACCACGCCGACTTCTCCAGTTTGCTGTTCGTGATGCTGTCAGAACTGTGCAGCCAGTGACTCCTAGATCAGAATCAGCTTCCAAGCGACTTCGTTCTGTGGTGTCTACATTGGCGTCAGATTCCACACTTGATATTACTCATATTAGGTTACAGAGAACAAATTCAGATGGGAGAATACCAGGTGCCACAGCAGCACTAAGGGCTGCGGCTGAGGCGGCTGAGGATGCTATCAAGGGCAGCTTTTCGGGGAGTGTTTTTAATAGATTGGGGAGGATGCCCACAATAAATCATACCGAAACTAGAGATCAGGATCCAGAAGGTGAAGAATATGAGAATATAGATAACATACGAGCAGAAAATCAAGTTGAATTTTATGAAAGAAATCAGTATGGTGGCAGTGATGCTTACATGCATGACCAGGAATCAGAGGAAGCTACAGGTTCTGCTCCCAATATTGATGAG TATGTAAGGGGAGCTGCTGAAGTAAGAAACAGAAGATTGATAGCTCAGGGCGCGCATGCTGGTTCAGGACCAAGACCATCTGAAAATGACTTAAATATTTCTGCTAACATTAGTATGCGGAAGCTTCCAACTCATGAAACCAGGGATGCTGTTGTATTTGACCCTCAAGTGCCAGTGGAGAAGGTTGCTGATGCGAGGAAGTCAAATGCGAAAACTGCACATGCTAATGATATGGTCATGACTGATAAGTCCAAA GATTTTGTACATTCGGGTTCTATGTTGGAGGTGCAGAAGGCTTCATCACCTG CTGTTGGGCCAAATACTACAGGTCAACCTGAAGGTGGCCCTGATTCTAGAACTGTCTTTGTTAACAAT GTACATTTTGGTGCATCGAAAGATGCTCTTACTCGACACTTCAATAAGTTTGGGGCTGTCCTAAAGACCCTTATGGTAACTGATGGCATCACTGGTCAGCCAACTGG CTCAGCATATATTGAGTTTTTGCATAAAGAATCGGCAGAGCAGGCATTAACCCTAAATGGCACATCTTTTATGTCACGCATTTTGAAG GTTGTTCGGAAATCCTCCACTGAAGCAACCCAGTTTCCTGGCCTACCCCGTGCTTCTCGGGGATCACCCTTTGCTTCAAGGCTCATTAGAACTGCGTACCCAAGGCCTACCTTCCCTGGTGCTACCCGCGGGCGACTGCCACTCAGAGGTGGTGCCCGCAGTTTACAGTGGAAGCGTGGCGCATCTGATTCCGTCGATGCTGGAAAACCTAGTCAAACTACACCTGCAGCTCCTGGGAATCAGTTGGTCACCCCAACCACACGAAGCTTCACCTACACACGCACTGAGCCGAAACCAAATGACGGTGCGATGGCGTGA
- the LOC120641218 gene encoding probably inactive leucine-rich repeat receptor-like protein kinase At5g06940, whose translation MASAAAGLPLFLFLVSTLIAASASPSSAAAAEARAPQDLLLDFKASLRDPSGALSGWSRSAPYCNWPHVTCTSAAAANAAVSVSLSLQGLGLSGELSAASLCRVPGLVALSLASNAFNQTIPLDLARCASLASLNLSAGAFWGPLPEQLAALPDLVSLDLSGNSIEGQVPAGLAALGRLEVLDLGGNRLSGVLHPALLRNLTGLHLLDLSGNQFLESELPPEIGGMRSLRWLYLQGSAFTGAIPESFRGLEQLQVLDLSMNSLTGAVPPGFGLRLQKLMALDLSQNGLSGPFPEEIGKCLMLQRFEVHDNAFTGELPGGLWSLPDLRVIRAQNNLFTGRLPEFPGGQSRLEQVQLDNNSFSGGIPQSIGQVRTLYRFSASLNELDGSLPDNFCDSPAMSIINISRNSLSGAIPEFRSCRRLVSLYLAGNGLTGPLPASLGDLPVLTYIDLSSNGLTGGVPTELQNLKLALLNVSYNDLSGRVPPSLISELPAVFLQGNPGLCGPGLPNDCVDAPSRKRRGLALAATVASFLAGAALLAAGAFAVCKRLHGGEPSPWKLVLFHPVKVTGEELLAGFHDRSIIGRGAFGKVYLIELQDGQNIAVKRLVNSGKLTFRAVKNEMKALAKVRHKNIAKMLGFCYSDGEVSVIYDYLQMGSLQDLICAPKFTMAWKDRVRIAMGVALGLAHLHRDHTPQVLHRDLKASNVLLDDEFEPRITGFGVDRVVGEMAYQTSMASDLNYMCYVAPEQSRAKNPTHLMDVYSFGVILLELVTGKPAEQPASDDSVDIVRWVRRRINVTDGASQILDPCISRTARQGMQAALELALRCTSVMPDQRPAMDEVVRLLQPLCFSVHPQTPLTAEIVLEP comes from the exons AtggcatccgccgccgccgggctccctctcttcctcttcctcgtctCGACGTTGATCGCCGCCTCAGCCTCGCCGTcatcggcagcagcagcggaggcGCGGGCGCCGCAAGACCTCCTGCTCGACTTCAAGGCGTCCCTGCGGGACCCGTCGGGCGCGCTCTCCGGCTGGTCGCGCTCCGCGCCCTACTGCAACTGGCCGCACGTCACctgcaccagcgccgccgccgccaacgccgcCGTCTCCGTCTCGCTCTCGCTCCAGGGCCTGGGCCTCTCCGGCGAGCTCTCGGCCGCCTCGCTCTGCCGCGTGCCGGGGCTCGTCGCGCTCAGCCTCGCGTCCAACGCCTTCAACCAGACCATCCCGCTGGACCTCGCGCGCTGCGCCTCGCTCGCCTCCCTCAACCTCAGCGCCGGCGCCTTCTGGGGCCCGCTCCCCGAGCAGCTCGCCGCGCTCCCCGACCTCGTCTCGCTCGACCTCAGCGGCAACAGCATCGAGGGGCAGGTGCCCGCTGGCCTCGCCGCGCTGGGGCGCCTCGAGGTGCTCGACCTCGGGGGCAACCGCCTCTCCGGCGTGCTCCACCCGGCGCTGCTCCGCAACCTCACCGGCCTGCACCTGCTGGACCTGTCCGGGAACCAGTTCCTCGAGTCCGAGCTGCCGCCGGAGATCGGCGGGATGCGCAGCCTCAGGTGGCTGTACCTGCAGGGGTCAGCGTTCACCGGCGCGATCCCCGAGTCCTTCCGCGGGCTGGAGCAGCTGCAGGTTCTTGATCTCTCCATGAACAGCCTGACCGGAGCCGTGCCTCCCGGGTTCGGCCTCAGGCTTCAGAAGCTCATGGCCCTGGACCTGTCGCAGAACGGACTCTCCGGGCCGTTCCCGGAGGAGATCGGCAAGTGTTTGATGCTCCAGAGATTCGAGGTGCACGACAACGCCTTCACCGGGGAGCTCCCCGGCGGGCTCTGGTCGCTGCCGGACCTGCGCGTGATCCGGGCCCAGAACAACCTGTTCACCGGCCGGTTGCCCGAGTTCCCCGGCGGGCAGTCTCGGCTCGAACAGGTGCAGCTTGACAACAACAGCTTCTCCGGCGGGATACCTCAGAGCATCGGCCAGGTCCGCACCCTGTACCGGTTCTCCGCGTCCCTGAACGAGCTCGACGGCAGCTTGCCGGACAACTTCTGCGACTCCCCGGCGATGAGCATCATCAACATCTCCCGCAACTCGCTCTCCGGCGCGATCCCGGAGTTCAGGAGCTGCAGGAGGCTGGTGTCGCTCTACCTGGCCGGCAACGGCCTCACCGGGCCGCTACCGGCATCCCTCGGGGACTTGCCGGTGCTGACGTACATCGACCTGTCGAGCAACGGCCTCACCGGCGGCGTTCCGACGGAGCTCCAGAACCTCAAGCTCGCGCTGCTGAATGTCTCGTACAACGACCTCTCCGGCCGCGTGCCGCCGTCTCTGATCTCCGAGCTTCCGGCCGTGTTCCTCCAGGGGAACCCTGGGCTGTGCGGCCCCGGGTTGCCGAACGATTGCGTCGACGCGCCGTCGAGGAAGCGTCGGGGGCTAGCGCTCGCCGCGACCGTGGCGTCattcctcgccggcgcggcgctgctCGCTGCGGGAGCATTTGCAGTTTGCAAGAGGCTGCACGGCGGGGAGCCCTCCCCTTGGAAGCTCGTGCTGTTTCACCCTGTCAAGGTCACCGGAGAGGAGCTGCTCGCCGGATTTCACGACAGGAGCATCATCGGCAGGGGCGCGTTCGGGAAAGTTTACCTGATCGAGCTCCAAGACGGGCAGAACATTGCGGTGAAGCGGCTGGTGAATTCAGGCAAGCTGACGTTCAGAGCGGTGAAGAATGAGATGAAGGCGCTGGCGAAGGTCCGGCACAAGAACATCGCCAAGATGCTGGGGTTCTGCTACTCCGACGGCGAGGTCAGCGTCATATACGACTACCTGCAGATGGGAAGCTTGCAGGATCTGATCTGCGCTCCGAAATTCACCATGGCGTGGAAGGACCGGGTGAGGATCGCAATGGGTGTAGCCCTGGGGTTGGCGCACCTTCACCGTGACCATACTCCCCAGGTGCTGCACAGAGATCTGAAGGCGAGCAACGTGCTACTCGATGACGAATTTGAGCCTAGGATTACCGGATTTGGAGTTGATCGTGTTGTCGGAGAAATGGCGTACCAGACTTCCATGGCTTCGGATCTGAACTACATGTGCTATGTCGCACCAG AGCAAAGCCGCGCCAAGAATCCGACGCACCTCATGGACGTGTACAGCTTCGGGGTCATCCTCCTGGAGCTGGTCACCGGGAAGCCGGCGGAGCAGCCGGCGTCCGACGACTCCGTCGACATCGTCAGGTGGGTGCGCCGGCGGATCAACGTGACCGACGGAGCGTCGCAGATACTCGATCCCTGCATCTCCCGCACTGCGCGGCAGGGGATGCAGGCTGCCCTCGAGCTCGCCCTGCGCTGCACGTCGGTGATGCCCGACCAGAGACCGGCCATGGATGAGGTCGTCCGGTTGCTCCAGCCGCTGTGCTTCAGCGTTCATCCGCAGACACCGCTGACCGCTGAAATCGTTCTGGAGCCTTGA